The DNA region tatgtatatgtgtgtgtgtgtgtgtatatatatatatacacttagaaaATAAAGGCTCAAACCTACTTAGATCAGTGATACCTTATCCTTCAAATCAAGCCcatacaatagaatttttagagagagtgagaatcAAGTCCAAGTGCAATTCTACAccaaggttttgaaacccggaccgttcattgaaccgtaaaagggaAGTTCAATGTTTTTTAAGTCGAACTAAGGTTGAACCGGGGTCAAACCGTAatgatatcataattaatttaataattaattaaagcctaaatatagatattaaatttataaaactagcaaaattgactaatatatctatatatgtgatggaaatttaatgatttttaagcatatatttaataattaaataagaaagttaataaaataaaataataaccatgaaaacattaaaatttatgattaatttttgaagtaaagttgaatatctttgaagaattttaattataattttttttattccttgtaagagatggataatttaattaagtagaagaaaattgtattaagttgtttttattaaaaaaaaaatgctaaggggttggaccaCACGGTTCTTGAGCGGTTCGTGCGGTCCAACCCCGGTTTTAGGGGTTCAcggaattaactaaaaatatggTTCTTTAAGCTTAAAAAACCGGTTTTCATCCCGATTCTCGGTTTTCATGATCCGGCCTCCTGGTTCGGTCCGGTTCTGAAAACAGTGTTTTACACTAAGCCCGAGCTTAAGGCCAAAGAGCCCAAAGTAACGGATTGGCATGATTTAAACAACAATTGAAGATAATGTCCTCCTTGGGCAAGTCCAAGTATTAGCTtctttgtatataaatatagttcAAGTTTTACATCAGGCTATTCACTATTCTCTTTTCTATTCTAATGGTCCTTAAAATGTTCATCCCGTTTTCCTGGAGGGTTCTCCCCCTTTTATATCCCTTTTCCATGCATCCCAACCCTCCACCTATATGCCTCAAGGCATTTCCTAGGATACTTGTTCCATCAAAACTCTGCTGAAGATGGTAGAAAGGGTTGTTAGCTGTAAATTTACTGTGCAAGGGTCATTTCCACATTAATGTTGCTAATAAGGTTGGTGTATGGAATTGAATGTAGAGGTGGGAGGTATATCTTTAAAGAAATTTCCTCCTACCTTCCCTGCCCCCGTCGTTATCTTTTCTCCACTCCTTGGGTCTTCACAGGATATCAATTGTCCTGATCCTCTTATTCTCCTTGGGTGGGCGGAGTCCTCGCAGCTCATTTACCCTTTTGGGTATGGATTAGGCAAGTTGATCCTTGGTCTAGTACTCAGTCTTCGGACCCCAtacaatatatgtgtgtgtgtgtgtgtgtgtgtgtgtattatacaTTAAACTAACTATTTTGACCactttaataaaaatgttaaacatCTTGACTTGAGaatcacaaaaatttgaattcaataaaaataggAATAACTTtgcattcacaacattttcataataatttcataacaaatcctaTGTTGTTAGctgttattgattcaaatttgtGCCAAATACTGACctcactttttcacccataAAAAACAACTtgtcatgtaaatttttttttataaaaatgttgtaaatgtagcattattccaaaaaatattctaGCCTTAAAACATAGTTCGTaacccataaataaaaaaaatcttaaataacaacaataaaaaaaaaatcccagataacaacaaaaaataacccaaaaataataataatattaagacTAAGTCAAACAACaagtgaacaaattattcaacaaaagcctattcaaatacaaaaacaaataaaaatccatAATCAATCAATTTGTAACTTGTTCAACctattgtataaaaataatttctaatttcattttccttaaaaaaagtTCAAAGGGAAATATTGTTGTTGTGAATTCTCCTTGGTAGTGCTTGTAGTTATGATGTCTTTTAATTTGCAGTCACAAAAATTTTGCTTTCCTTAGCAGTTCAGCTCGTAGTTATAGCAaatatcatctctctctctctctcttcatttttttttcttctatgttATCATTTCAAACTCTTTCTCACTTTATTATTGTTATCtcaacattttcaattttcacttaatttcttattagttcaatttttttagtttctctttATTAGTACAAAGACATTGTAATAGTTCAAgtatttaagtgtttttttttgttgcttttgtgACATTGATATGTTCAAGTTATttctttattagattttatataattaaagtttttttaaaatcatcttaaaaaaaaaaattcttgagcTACCACTGATTATCGGtcagttccttttttttttttttgagttatgatAAAGCAAGAGTTGCACTTCCATGAAGATTTATGGTTATCCTTTTGGAATATTTGATGAAACATTAAAATTAACCAGACAAAAATATGACAAATAGGGAGATATGCCTTTGATTTCGGGAATGGCTATGATTATTGATCCTAGGTTTACAATTGAAGAGTTGAtagttttttagaaataatttataatgatgatgttgaaaaaaattcaagagaCCATActatcatttcaaaatttagtgacacaattatttgattattataGAAATGcttataaaaattctaaaactggtgcccaaaacacaaaacacaagaAGCTCTTTGTCCTCCACTAGTTTTTTATGTaaccaagaaaaacaaaatgcttATCATATggttaaaagaagaagaggacaaGCATCTTCAATAACATTAGGTGTCTTATTTGAATTACAACATTATCTAAATCATATAGATTGGGAATTACAAATGACAGACAAGTTTGTAGGTGTCAACTTAGTTGGGATGTACGCATTTTGTAGTGATGCAACTATTTTCACTCTAACATATTCATGAATATAAAGAGGGGATACGTCTataacatttcaaaataaatcataggtggtaaaTAGTTATTGGTACTAATTTGAACtcacaatttaaattatttttttgcccacccataataacaactaacaacttgccacttatgattagttgtaaaaatagtgtgaacataacatttcttaTGAATATACTAATGTACTTATTTATTCTAATCAAATACAAGTTAATTAATCTtattttagtaactttttaagaatatatttttagtagattttttttggatagaataTTTTTAGTAGATTAAGTTGTTCAATTTGACAAGCATtttgtaataatatataattataattattttagtttaatttttataagcCTATTGAAGACCCATATCAAATGTCCATAGGTAGCCTATTAATCCTATCTTACTAGCTCAGCCCACTAAAGACCAAATAAGCATAGCCCAAAGGTAGGGCCATGGGCTGGTTTTTCCATCCAGCCCAACCCTACACAGCCTATTAAATTATCAACAACCCGTAGGTCCATGGGCTAAGTAAAAATGGGCCGAGCTGGCCCATTGACCACACTTagactcttttttctttttcattttttggttgataaatcCACCTTAGACTTGAGAGATGACAATTGACGGTGTTTTCACGCATTGACTTCTATTTGGGTTGGCCGGGGGAacatacaataaaaatattcaagtCGCAACGCCACGAAGTAATAATTATAAACCAGCTCAGCAACAGCTTTGAACAGCTATTCAGTTTCAggggaaaaattaaaattataaacagCTTGGAAAAAGATAATTTGATAATACCAGAACAATTTTGGTAGAGGcgttttatagttttatttaggaaaacaaaaataaaaaatgtcttTTATTATAGGCAGTGAAAATTTTGACATAGATTTCATCAGGAACAAATCTTGCGGAACAAGATTAAGAATTGTTTGTTGTATGCTCCCTTTCATTTTCGCAAATTAATCCTATAGGTTCATATAATTCATAAgaatatttgaataatttattgcCAATCcataagttttcaaaaaattattgaagtTAAATTTCTTGGTCATCTCCTATTCTCTTAAACTCATACAATTCTTGATGATACACATAATAAGGAATTTAACATAGAAAaaatttgagttaaaaaaaaatatctctaATTACAATTTTGGAATTCCTGTTGAATAGCTTCATCTAACAACAAATAAGACTCTTCCATAAGCTCAGGGCTTAATCTGAACATCAAGACACAAAACTCCATCTGATTGAGTGCACCATCACCGTCAAAATCGCCTTCCTTTAACATAGACCGTAGATCTTCATCACTCAAATCTTGCAGACCCAGCATAGCCGAGTTCCTTCTAAGGCTGTCAAAAGTGATGACCCCTTTGTCACCATCGACTAACAAATTGAACCCATTGCAGAGCTCTCCAATCAGACCGTCCCCACCAAGCTTTTGGGCCATGATGGGCAAGAAATCTTGGAACTGGGTCTGGCTTTGTGGGGTTTGGGATGCCATTGCAATAAAATAGGcagagagacaaagagaaagagaaagagagagagattgttgtGTGAGTTTGTGATGAGATTGGTTAGACATGAACTAGACGTAGCTATAAATACTAAGGAGAAAGAGGGTTGAGATTTCCAAGAAGGAGAGGCCATGGAAGACAACTAATGTACAGACAGACAAATACAGATCATGAAAGATTAGGAATAGAATAAGAGCCGGTCCATTTTGGGGTTGCAATTGGGTTTCTCAGAAAGTCTTGGGAGGGTATATTTGTAATTTGCCTAGAATGTTGCTGGCTAATTCTTGGTCTTGGGAACCTTTTTATTTCTGTTGAAGGTTCTTTAGGGGCATAACTGTCCAGTTTTTTGTGGAAAAAGAGCAAGTCAAAACAACTTTTGTTTACTTTCGactttttgttacttttttttttactgtgtCCGTGGAAAGAGGAGTCAGAAGAAAAGTTACAAAAGTCTATCCACAAACATAAGGAAAGTGAAAGGTAATTGGGCTCTCTGGTGACGTGGAAGTGGAAGTGGAAGTGGAAGTGGaagtggaggtggaggtggcaTAAGGACTAAAATTAGATGGGCTTGAATTGAATCTCAGCCCAATGGGCCGAGACTGATGCCATTTGATACAATGGGTTTAAGTCTATAATTATGTTCCAGAAGTTTTCCATAACTCGTGATcaaattctctttttaaaaatgagAACATATCTtgtagtttaaactttaaaagtgATTAACACTTAAAATGGTGTTTTAAACTAAAACCTAGGTCAAATCCTCTttctaactattaaattattaaaataaataaaaaaagattgagAATGTGCCCcatttggtgtttttttttttttttttttaagagaccAAAAGATATTATTTCATtgctaaaataaaagtaattacaagaaaaaaaaaatacaagaatagTATATATTGGGAGAGACTAggaactagaaaaaaaaaaattacaagccAAACCTATCCAAACATCTTAAGAAAAACAaccttacaataaaataaaataaaaacaaggatCCTACTCTCTTCAAGAATACACTTCTGAAATTATTTAGGGAAAACACGAAATGTAAGAGAGAAAAGCTCACCTTGACGAAGAGGTATGTTTTTGTtgccataaaaaattttattttccaggTTTTTTTagtgtgatttttattttgttttgtcttcatgttctttctctctattttttttttttttttttaaagttttaatttttaatgtttgtttgATTGCATGTTTtcctgttttaattttttgtgtggatgcatacatacatacatacatacatacatacatacatacatatacatacatatatatatatatatatatatatatatatatatatatatatttatatatatatatattaccgtGTCCAGGGAAAGAGGAGTCAAGaagaaaaagtaacaaaaatatttatccaCTAACATCAGAAAAGTGAAAGGTAACTGGGGTCTCTGATGATGGCATATGGACTAAATTAAGAAGGGCTTGAATTGAATCCCAGCCCAATATAGACAGGTGAGCTCAGGGGCAGAGGGAAGGGGGGGCCgagggggggcaggtgccccccctgaactttcaatttttttttttattgataatgatAATGTATTGAATTGAAATGTCTTATTTACCCCctacacaaaagacaaaaaaacttttctatttatTGAGAACAAACAGCTACATGGTTCAGAACTCAACAGCTTTAACTAATAGAACTCTAAAActactataaatttaatataaaactattGGTCCCACTTAGTAAtgattaaaaggaaaaaaaaaaaacctactgcTAATGCTATATGCCAATACGGAATAGGAATCACACCAGCCTAATACTAAtagaacttttttgttttttattggaGTACTAATACTAATATTAATAgaactctgaaaaaaaaaaaaaaaaaaaaagagtgtatATCTAATACAGTATAAAGCACgcttcccataaaaaataaaaaaaagttctttggattttttttttaaattaagtaaggggagaataattaattttttcataatttgtaattttgttaatataataagggtaaatttaataattcatttggttCAGCACTTCTAAACTCTGCCCTTCCTcaaaatctctccaattttgaggaattaaaa from Castanea sativa cultivar Marrone di Chiusa Pesio chromosome 6, ASM4071231v1 includes:
- the LOC142639243 gene encoding calcium-binding protein PBP1-like, with protein sequence MSNQSHHKLTQQSLSLSLSLCLSAYFIAMASQTPQSQTQFQDFLPIMAQKLGGDGLIGELCNGFNLLVDGDKGVITFDSLRRNSAMLGLQDLSDEDLRSMLKEGDFDGDGALNQMEFCVLMFRLSPELMEESYLLLDEAIQQEFQNCN